The window CAGATGTTCGGACGCGTCGTCGAACCGATCGACCCCATTCGCACCGCGGAACTGATCGAAGTGGCGCGTTCCTTTTCCGAACCGATCGGTGCGCCAGAGACCATCGCCAAATATATCGGCAAGCTGGTGGTCGAACTCTGCGCCGCGTTGGAGACGCGCGGGCAGGGTGTCCGCCGCACCGATCTGATCATCTACCGCGTCGACAACACCTTGCAGTCCCTGCGTGCCGGCACGGCAAAGCCGGTGCGCGATATCCCCCGTCTGACAAAGCTTCTCTGTTCCAGCATCGAGAAAATCGATCCCGGTTTCGGTATCGAGAAACTGTCTGTGGCCGCAACGATGATCGAGCCGTTCGAGGAGAAGCAGTCGACCTCCTCGCTGGTCGATGTGACGCCGCTGCTCGACAGTTTTGGAAATCGCGGCCAGCGCATGTACCGGCTGGCGCCAGTCGAAAGCGACGTTCCCGAACGCAATGTCGGGCGCGTTTCCCCCGTTTCCGAGAAGCTCGGTCAGGCCTGGCCGACCCGTTGGCCCCGGCCGAGCCGCATGCTGGCGCATCCGGAACGGATCGAGGTGATTGCGCTCACACCCGACCACCCGCCGGCATCCATGACCTGGCGCGGCAAGCGCCGGCGCATCAAGCGTGGTGACGGACCGGAACGTGTATTCGGCGAGTGGTGGGTTCGTTCCTCGGAGATGGAAGCTGTCAGGGATTATTATTCGGTCGAGGACGAGGACGGCAATCGCTTCTGGATCTATCGCTCCGGCGACGGTGTTGATCCCGCGACCGGAACGGCCAAATGGTTTCTGCACGGGATCTATGGCTGATGCGCTACGCCGAACTCCAGGTCACCAGTCATTTTTCCTTTTTGCGCGGCGCGTCAGGTTGCGATGAGCTGTTCGCCACCGCCAAGGCACTCGGCATCGAGGCGCTTGGCATTGTCGATCGCGACAGCCTGGCCGGAATGGTGCGCGCCTGGGAGGCGGCCAAGGAAACCGGCGTCCGGCTGGTCGTCGGCTGCAGGCTTGATTTGTCAGATGGCATGTCGGTGCTGGTCTATCCGACCGACCGGGCCGCCTATTCGAGGCTTTGCCGGCTTTTGTCGCTCGGCAAGGAGCGGGGCGGCAAGGGAAATTGCGTCCTCGATCTGACGGATGTCGCCGTCTATGCAGAGGGCCTGCTCGCCATCCTGATCCCTGACGAGGCTGATGACCTGTGCGCCGTCCACCTGCGCAAGATAAAAGAGATATTTGGCGACCGCGCCTATATGGCGCTGACGCTGCGGCGACGGCCGAACGACCAACTGCGCCTGCACGAGCTCAACACCCTGGCGATCCGGCAGAAGGTCCGGACGGTCGTCACCAACGACGTGCTGTTTCACGAGCCGGGCAGGCGACAGCTGCAGGATGTCGTCACCTGCATTCGTCATCGCACGACAATTGATCAGGCCGGTTTCCTGCGCGAGCGGCACGCCGATCGTTTTCTGAAACCGCCAGAGGAAATGCACCGGCTGTTCGGCCGCTATCCTGAGGCGCTCGCCCGTACCCGAGAGATTGTCGACCGCTGTCGCTTCGAGATGAACGACCTCACATACCAATATCCCGAGGAAGCCATCATCCCTGGACTGACGGCGCAGCAGTCGTTGGAAAAATTCACCTGGGAGGGCGTTCGCGATCGGTATCCCGAAGGGGTGCCTGACGATGTGGTGAAGACCCTCAATCACGAACTCGATCTGATCCGCAGACTCGACTACGCCCCGTATTTCCTGACCGTCTACAGCATCGTCCGCTTTGCGCGATCTCAGCATATTCTCTGCCAGGGTCGCGGAAGTGCGGCCAATTCCGCCGTCTGTTATGTGCTGGGGATTACGGCGATCGATCCGGCCGCAAACGATCTGCTTTTCGAGCGCTTTATCTCAGCCGAGCGCAACGAGCCGCCCGACATCGACGTCGATTTCGAACATGCCAGACGCGAAGAGGTGATCCAGTGGATCTACAAGACCTATGGTCGGCAGAAGGCTGCCCTTTGCGCGACCGTCACCCGCTATCGCGCCAAAGGCGCGCTGCGTGATGTCGGCAAGGTACTTGGCCCGCCTGAAGACATGATCACGGCGCTGTCGGCCGGTGTCTGGGGCTGGAGCAAGGAGGGCGTCGGCAAAAAACAGGTCAGCGAGTTGAACTTGAACATGTCCGACCGGCGACTGCGGCTGACATGGGAGCTGGCTCAGCAGTTGATGGGCGCCCCTCGGCATCTGGGCCAGCATCCGGGCGGCTTTGTCCTGACCAATGACAGGCTCGACGAACTGGTGCCGATCGAGCAGGCCCGGATGGAGGATCGCCAGACGATTGAGTGGGACAAGGACGACATCGAGGCGCTCAAGTTCATGAAGGTCGATGTGCTTGCCTTGGGAATGCTTACCTGCATGGCGCGAAGCTTCGCCTTCCTGGAGGAGCATAAGGGTGTAACGCTGGATCTCGCCACCATCGAGCCGGAAGACCCGCCGACCTATGCGATGATCCGCAAGGCCGACACGCTCGGCACCTTCCAGATCGAATCCCGCGCGCAGATGTCGATGCTGCCGCGGCTGAAACCCCAGACCTATTACGACCTGGTCATCCAGGTGGCGATCGTTCGCCCCGGTCCGATCCAGGGCGACATGGTGCATCCCTATCTTCGACGGCGCGAGGGCAAGGAAGCGGTCGTCTATCCAAAGCCGGAACTGGAGGCCGTGCTCGGCAAGACGCTGGGCGTGCCATTGTTTCAGGAAAGCGCCATGAAAGTCGCGATCGTCTGTGCCGGCTTTACTGCCGGCGAGGCGGATGCGCTCAGACGCTCCATGGCGACATTCAAGTTCACCGGTGGGGTCAGCAAGTTCAAGGACAAGCTCGTCCAGGGCATGGTGAAGAACGGCTACACCGAGGAATTTGCCGAGAAGACCTTCTCGCAGCTCGAGGGGTTTGGCTCCTATGGCTTTCCGGAGAGCCATGCTGCCTCCTTTGCTCTCATCGCCTACGCCTCGGCCTTTGTGAAATGCCATTATCCGGACGTGTTCTGTGCCGCCCTCATCAATGCGCAACCGATGGGTTTCTACGCTCCCGCCCAGATCGTGACGGATGCCCGCGCCCATGGGGTGACGATCCGGCCGGTCTGCATCAATCACTCGCGGTGGGATTGCACGCTCGAAGAGATCAGCGGAACCGATGACCATGCCGTGCGGCTCGGTATGCGCTTGGTAAAGGGGCTGCCTGAACAGGATGCGGCAAAGATCGCGGTGGCGCGCGGCGACGAGCCCTTCGTTTCCATCGACGATATGTGGCGGCGCGCCGGCGTGCCACTTCCACTCTTCGCTGCGGCCGCCGATCGTGAGCGGGCGGTGATCGCCGAACAGCAGGAACCGGACGTGACGCTTCGGCAGATGACGGAGGGTGCCAATGTCGTCGAGGATTACGGACATACGGGCGTGACGCTGCGTGCCCATCCGGTCAGCTTCCTGCGCGAGGATCTCACCCGCCGAAACATCGTCACCTGCGCCGAGGCGACATCGGCGCGCGATGGGCGCTGGTTGATGACATCAGGCCTTGTTCTCGTCCGGCAGAAACCTGGCAGTGCCAAGGGCGTCATGTTCATGACCATTGAGGATGAGACAGGCGTTGCCAATATTGTCGTCTGGCCGAGCCTCTTTGAAAAACAGCGCCGCGTCGTGCTCGGATCCGCCATGATGGCGATCAACGGCAAGATCCAGCGCGAAGGGGGCGTGGTGCATCTGGTGGCGCAACGGATGTTCGATTTAACCACCGATCTGGCAAGCCTTGGCGAGCGGGACACATTCCGGGTGCCGACAGGCCGTGGCGACGAGTTCGCGCATGGATCACCCGGCAGCCCGGATAGCCGTGAGCGGCCACCAATGGGGGTCAAGGCGCGCGAAATTTACATTGATGACCTGCACATCGATACGCTGAAGGTGAAAAGCCGGAATTTTCATTAAACCGCCTCTGAACGGTCATTTAGCTTTTGTGCTTAAAATGGACAATGCCTCTGCGGCAAACTTGGGCGCAATCCCTGACAGCTTTTCCATCAATTCCAAGACGGACAAAGTTGGTCGACGGTAGCCTGCGGCCTGTGCGACGAGCGCCTCCAAGAGCCCGTCCGCCTCTTTACTCAGCAGCGAGACAAGAAAATCGTCGGGTGTCATGGCGACGATGCCGGGCGAAAGGTCGCGGAAGTCTCGGATGTTCGATGTGACGATAATGCCAGCCCCGATCGCTACAGCGGCTGCGGCCACGTGCCGATCCTTGGGGTGGTTCCGCATTGCCGGCTCCAGTGGCTCCCAGCCTTCGACATTCGCGTCGGGGAACGCCTCCTCCATAACGGCACGCAATACCCCCGCTCTGGCCGGCTCCATTCCATAATCGCTGATAAGGTTGCGCGTGACTTCGTCGAGGATTCGCGACGACCAATGCGCGCGATAGCAGTCTGCCGCAGCCACGCGCAATAATGTATCGCGCAGCATCATCGGGAATAGGACGTCGGCATCGAGGATGGCGATTGGCATAGGCACTCATCAAGATTCCCCGATCATTCGGGGAGGTGGTTGCGTTTATAGCGTTTGTGCGCCATATTACCGGCATGGCCGTATCACATCGCACATCGTCAGACAAAAAGCCCTCGAAGAGTTCGAAAGCCGTTCCTGCTCTCGAGCGGTCGGCTGCAGCTCGTGTCGCATCGCTGTTGCTTTCCCGTTCCACGAAGCAGCATGGAACGTTTCAGGTGATCAATGCCGATGGTGAACGCCTGGACCTGCCAGATGCGCTGACCGACATCATGTATAGGGCCGCCGAGCTCCTCGCAGACGGAAGACCGGTAACGGTTTTGCCCGACGAAGAGATGCTGTCAACGCAAGCGGCCGCCGATATTCTCAACGTATCGAGGCAATATCTCGTGCGTTTGGTCGATACAGGCGAGCTCGCTGGCGAGAAAGTGGGAAGTCACCGGCGTTTGAGAGCAGCGGATGTCGCAGCGTTCAAGGCTGTGCGTGACGCCAAGCGAACATCGGCGCTGGATCGGTTGAGTTCATTGAGCGAAGACGCTGGCGGCTATGAGCTCGAAATCAAACAGCGCTGAAGGAACTATATGGCGCGCCGGGCTCGAATGTGCGGCTGCGCCGCTTGTTCAATGATCTCTGAGAAGGGTGCCGAGCGTGGACTTGCACGTTTTGGTTCCCTCATCAAATACGGCAGACCTGTCAAATCGCGTGTAGGCCGCCAGGGGGCATCGTCAACTTAACGAAACGTGGAATTCGATGTGCGATGACGGGCCATGACAGACCGTGATCCGCAATATCGCCGCCACCGCTTTCCCGCCGAAATCATTGCCCACGCCGTGTGGCTTTATTTCCGTTTCCCTCTCAGCCTACGGATGGTCGAGGACTTGCTGGCTGCCCGTGGGATCATTGTCTCCCATCAGACGGTCCGGCTGTGGGCGGAGAAATTTGGGCGGACCTTCGCCAACGACATCCGTCGTCGCTCATCCGGCCAGCTTGGAGACAAGTGGCACCTCGATGAGGCCGTCATTTCGATCCGAGGCAAGAAGCACTGGCTGTGGCGCGCCGTTGATCAGGACGGTTTTGTTCTGGAGGTGCTGGTGCAAAGCCGCCGCAATGCCAAGGCGGCCAAACGCCTAATGCGTAAGCTCTTAAAGAGCCAGAGCCGAGCGCCGCGGGTGATGATCACCGATAAGCTTCGATCCTACGGCGCCGCAAAGCGGGAGATCATGCCCGGTGTCGAGCATCGCTCCCACAAAGGCCTGAACAATCGGGCGGAGAATTCCCACCAGCCAGTCCGGCGGCGAGAGCGGATCATGAAGCGCTTCAAGTCACCGCGACATCTACAA of the Rhizobium leguminosarum genome contains:
- a CDS encoding Y-family DNA polymerase; protein product: MPRVVSVFLPTLATDRIRRAEPGILPETPVVVVARSGSKRTVATIDAPAFKAGARIGMPAAKAQAMISGLHLVDADPNGDAEAVERLALWMLRQYTPVVAMDIPNGIVMDTEGADHLRGGELPMLTGLVNALRGHGLQARGAIADTWGSAHAIARATRRQVIIVPVGETAKAVVNLPVSSLRLSPDIVSGLTVLGFRTVGELSATPRAPLALRFGPEVGRRLDQMFGRVVEPIDPIRTAELIEVARSFSEPIGAPETIAKYIGKLVVELCAALETRGQGVRRTDLIIYRVDNTLQSLRAGTAKPVRDIPRLTKLLCSSIEKIDPGFGIEKLSVAATMIEPFEEKQSTSSLVDVTPLLDSFGNRGQRMYRLAPVESDVPERNVGRVSPVSEKLGQAWPTRWPRPSRMLAHPERIEVIALTPDHPPASMTWRGKRRRIKRGDGPERVFGEWWVRSSEMEAVRDYYSVEDEDGNRFWIYRSGDGVDPATGTAKWFLHGIYG
- a CDS encoding helix-turn-helix domain-containing protein, whose translation is MINADGERLDLPDALTDIMYRAAELLADGRPVTVLPDEEMLSTQAAADILNVSRQYLVRLVDTGELAGEKVGSHRRLRAADVAAFKAVRDAKRTSALDRLSSLSEDAGGYELEIKQR
- a CDS encoding PIN domain-containing protein; the encoded protein is MPIAILDADVLFPMMLRDTLLRVAAADCYRAHWSSRILDEVTRNLISDYGMEPARAGVLRAVMEEAFPDANVEGWEPLEPAMRNHPKDRHVAAAAVAIGAGIIVTSNIRDFRDLSPGIVAMTPDDFLVSLLSKEADGLLEALVAQAAGYRRPTLSVLELMEKLSGIAPKFAAEALSILSTKAK
- a CDS encoding error-prone DNA polymerase — translated: MRYAELQVTSHFSFLRGASGCDELFATAKALGIEALGIVDRDSLAGMVRAWEAAKETGVRLVVGCRLDLSDGMSVLVYPTDRAAYSRLCRLLSLGKERGGKGNCVLDLTDVAVYAEGLLAILIPDEADDLCAVHLRKIKEIFGDRAYMALTLRRRPNDQLRLHELNTLAIRQKVRTVVTNDVLFHEPGRRQLQDVVTCIRHRTTIDQAGFLRERHADRFLKPPEEMHRLFGRYPEALARTREIVDRCRFEMNDLTYQYPEEAIIPGLTAQQSLEKFTWEGVRDRYPEGVPDDVVKTLNHELDLIRRLDYAPYFLTVYSIVRFARSQHILCQGRGSAANSAVCYVLGITAIDPAANDLLFERFISAERNEPPDIDVDFEHARREEVIQWIYKTYGRQKAALCATVTRYRAKGALRDVGKVLGPPEDMITALSAGVWGWSKEGVGKKQVSELNLNMSDRRLRLTWELAQQLMGAPRHLGQHPGGFVLTNDRLDELVPIEQARMEDRQTIEWDKDDIEALKFMKVDVLALGMLTCMARSFAFLEEHKGVTLDLATIEPEDPPTYAMIRKADTLGTFQIESRAQMSMLPRLKPQTYYDLVIQVAIVRPGPIQGDMVHPYLRRREGKEAVVYPKPELEAVLGKTLGVPLFQESAMKVAIVCAGFTAGEADALRRSMATFKFTGGVSKFKDKLVQGMVKNGYTEEFAEKTFSQLEGFGSYGFPESHAASFALIAYASAFVKCHYPDVFCAALINAQPMGFYAPAQIVTDARAHGVTIRPVCINHSRWDCTLEEISGTDDHAVRLGMRLVKGLPEQDAAKIAVARGDEPFVSIDDMWRRAGVPLPLFAAAADRERAVIAEQQEPDVTLRQMTEGANVVEDYGHTGVTLRAHPVSFLREDLTRRNIVTCAEATSARDGRWLMTSGLVLVRQKPGSAKGVMFMTIEDETGVANIVVWPSLFEKQRRVVLGSAMMAINGKIQREGGVVHLVAQRMFDLTTDLASLGERDTFRVPTGRGDEFAHGSPGSPDSRERPPMGVKAREIYIDDLHIDTLKVKSRNFH
- a CDS encoding IS6 family transposase is translated as MTDRDPQYRRHRFPAEIIAHAVWLYFRFPLSLRMVEDLLAARGIIVSHQTVRLWAEKFGRTFANDIRRRSSGQLGDKWHLDEAVISIRGKKHWLWRAVDQDGFVLEVLVQSRRNAKAAKRLMRKLLKSQSRAPRVMITDKLRSYGAAKREIMPGVEHRSHKGLNNRAENSHQPVRRRERIMKRFKSPRHLQRFVSIHDPIANLFHIPRHDIPSSHHRELRAAAMNLWAKIARA